ATCCGCTGGCTGTTCCGCCGTATGCCATCCGCTGAAAAACGTTTGAACATGCTGTTCTCTGCCACACTTTCGTACCGTGTACGCGAACTGGCCTTCGAACAGATGAATAATGCGGAATATGTTGAAGTGGAACCGTTACAAAAAACCGGCCACCGCATCAAAGAAGAGTTGTTCTATCCTTCAAATGAAGAAAAAATGCGTCTACTTCAGACGTTGATTGAAGAAGAATGGCCTGACCGCTGCATTATTTTTGCTAATACCAAGCATCGTTGTGAAGAGATCTGGGGTCATTTGGCTGCTGACGGTCATCGTGTCGGTTTACTGACAGGTGATGTTGCGCAGAAAAAACGCCTGCGGATTCTGGAAGACTTCACTAAAGGTGATATCGATATTCTGGTTGCTACCGACGTTGCGGCACGTGGCCTGCATATCCCGCTGGTCACCCACGTCTTTAACTACGATCTGCCTGACGATTGCGAAGACTATGTTCACCGCATTGGCCGTACTGGCCGAGCAGGCGAAAGTGGTCATTCCATCAGTCTGGCCTGTGAAGAATATGCGTTAAACTTACCGGCTATCGAGACCTACACGGGTCATAGCATTCCGGTCAGCAAATATAATAGCGATGCGCTATTAACAGATTTACCGGCGCCGAAACGTTTGGCTCGTCCCCGTACTGGGAATGGCCCACGCCGTAACTCTGCCCCACGCCGTAGTGGTGCACCACGGAATAACCGTAAGCGACCGAGCTGATAAAAACGATGCTGAGTTCCACCTCACTTTATGCTGCCATCGATCTTGGCTCCAACAGTTTTCATATGTTGGTAGTACGTGAGGTGGCAGGAAGTATCCAGACGCTGGCCCGAATTAAGCGAAAGGTCCGTCTGGCAGCCGGCTTGGATAGCCAAAATCACCTATCGCAAGATGCGATGGAACGCGGTTGGCAATGCTTGAAGCTTTTTTCAGAGCGTTTACAGGACATCCCGCGGGATCAGATTCGCGTGGTCGCGACAGCCACCCTGCGTCTAGCGTCCAATGCT
The window above is part of the Yersinia massiliensis genome. Proteins encoded here:
- the rhlB gene encoding ATP-dependent RNA helicase RhlB, whose amino-acid sequence is MSKTHLTEQKFSDFALHPLVTQALESKGFEYCTPIQALALPLTLSGRDVAGQAQTGTGKTLAFLASTFHYLLSNPAEEGRQTNQPRALIMAPTRELAVQIHSDAESLSQATGLKLGLAYGGDGYDKQLKVLESGVDILIGTTGRLIDYAKQNYINLGAIQVVVLDEADRMYDLGFIKDIRWLFRRMPSAEKRLNMLFSATLSYRVRELAFEQMNNAEYVEVEPLQKTGHRIKEELFYPSNEEKMRLLQTLIEEEWPDRCIIFANTKHRCEEIWGHLAADGHRVGLLTGDVAQKKRLRILEDFTKGDIDILVATDVAARGLHIPLVTHVFNYDLPDDCEDYVHRIGRTGRAGESGHSISLACEEYALNLPAIETYTGHSIPVSKYNSDALLTDLPAPKRLARPRTGNGPRRNSAPRRSGAPRNNRKRPS